The following coding sequences lie in one Peribacillus frigoritolerans genomic window:
- a CDS encoding CotH kinase family protein, producing MDSDKKLPVYQLFISPVNLMELRRDIWCNDPLPAKLTLNRKKLDIDIVYRGSHIRGFRKKSYNVVFYKPNTFKNAKEVHLNAEYKDKSLLRNKLSLDFFSDIGTLSPNSQFVFLNLNGKDEGIYLELESVDEYYLKKRGLPKGSIFYAVDGDANFSLMSDLDKGIKKSLEMGYQKKCGTAKDELYLQELILQINTISRVDFEKEIVKYLDVDKYLRWLAGVIFTQNYDGFVHNYALYRNGETGLFEMIPWDYDATWGRDVNGKVMEEDYVGIEGFNTLTARILDVRGFRVRYQELLKEILNNHFNVGYMKPIIQEMHDQIRPYVSKDPYIKGNIVKFDTEPEFILKFIEARAKYIISRLHKLD from the coding sequence ATGGATTCTGACAAGAAGCTGCCTGTGTACCAGCTTTTTATTTCACCAGTTAATTTAATGGAACTTCGGAGAGATATATGGTGCAATGATCCTTTACCGGCAAAGTTAACACTTAACAGAAAAAAACTTGATATTGATATTGTTTACCGTGGCTCACATATCCGCGGTTTTCGCAAAAAATCCTATAATGTAGTCTTTTATAAACCTAATACTTTTAAGAATGCCAAGGAAGTTCATTTAAATGCCGAATATAAAGATAAATCTTTACTAAGAAATAAATTATCTTTAGACTTTTTTTCGGATATAGGCACCTTATCACCGAACTCCCAGTTCGTTTTCCTGAATCTGAACGGAAAGGACGAAGGGATATATCTGGAATTGGAATCGGTGGATGAGTATTATTTGAAGAAAAGGGGGCTGCCAAAGGGGTCCATTTTCTATGCAGTGGATGGTGATGCCAATTTCTCATTGATGAGCGATTTGGATAAAGGAATCAAAAAATCATTGGAGATGGGCTATCAAAAAAAATGCGGGACAGCAAAGGATGAATTATATTTACAAGAGCTGATTCTTCAAATCAATACAATTTCAAGAGTGGATTTTGAAAAGGAAATCGTAAAATATCTCGATGTCGATAAATACCTGCGCTGGCTGGCCGGTGTCATATTCACACAAAACTATGATGGGTTCGTTCATAACTATGCCTTGTATCGAAATGGAGAAACTGGACTCTTTGAAATGATTCCATGGGATTATGATGCGACATGGGGCAGGGATGTTAACGGGAAAGTGATGGAAGAGGATTATGTGGGGATCGAGGGGTTCAATACATTGACTGCCAGAATCCTTGATGTAAGGGGATTTCGTGTCCGATACCAAGAACTTCTTAAGGAGATTTTGAACAATCATTTTAACGTGGGCTATATGAAACCTATCATTCAGGAAATGCATGATCAAATAAGACCTTATGTTTCAAAAGATCCATATATCAAGGGGAATATTGTGAAATTTGATACTGAGCCCGAATTCATCCTGAAATTCATTGAGGCCCGTGCAAAGTATATAATTAGCCGGCTGCATAAATTGGATTAA